A portion of the Nitrospira defluvii genome contains these proteins:
- a CDS encoding N-acetylmuramoyl-L-alanine amidase, producing MPNPKTYQFNLPRTGRPSDVILNEVWYPGIQAYWEQSTSSRIFDAILGIKAVVIHATAGSSSAGAISVMRDGKASFQWLVPDEDEPQHGQLVWACAPEARAAWHVRNACSHPDVNDGADKVNHWSLGIEVVNNQTTRDGFSDWQIQATAQIVRYCWAKYPNLKHVVSHAKLDPTRRSDPGAGFPWARLKKLVLTPQDEDSVPAIAMEAQPASAISTETSPKGCCHG from the coding sequence ATGCCCAACCCGAAGACCTATCAATTTAATCTCCCGCGAACAGGACGCCCCTCCGACGTCATCCTCAACGAAGTGTGGTATCCGGGTATCCAGGCCTATTGGGAACAGAGCACATCGAGCCGGATCTTCGACGCGATTTTAGGGATCAAAGCGGTGGTGATTCACGCAACCGCCGGCTCCAGTTCGGCCGGAGCCATCTCGGTGATGCGGGACGGCAAGGCGTCGTTCCAATGGCTGGTGCCCGATGAAGACGAGCCGCAGCATGGACAGTTGGTCTGGGCCTGTGCGCCAGAAGCCAGGGCTGCGTGGCATGTACGGAACGCCTGCTCCCATCCGGACGTGAACGACGGGGCCGACAAGGTCAACCACTGGTCCCTCGGAATCGAAGTGGTGAACAATCAGACCACTCGCGACGGGTTTTCCGATTGGCAGATCCAGGCGACGGCACAGATCGTGCGGTATTGCTGGGCCAAATATCCCAACCTGAAGCATGTGGTGTCTCACGCGAAACTCGATCCGACGCGACGAAGCGATCCGGGCGCCGGGTTTCCCTGGGCGCGACTGAAAAAACTGGTGCTCACCCCTCAGGACGAAGACAGCGTTCCCGCCATCGCGATGGAGGCACAGCCGGCTTCGGCCATCTCCACCGAGACGAGTCCGAAGGGCTGCTGCCACGGTTAA
- a CDS encoding META domain-containing protein, with translation MKMSLLRLFPKVCTLLLMTACVSTPSPDVMKQVAERNRWELAHWGNRAIPSADDGQPVVLAFERDRVSGHAGCNRYTAAISFGPSAGEVSVSHGITTRMACEPRRMEFEAAFIKAFEASRRYRLDGESLSFQSEGGPPLEFYRRPLACQASPFAACGETQESTPSR, from the coding sequence ATGAAAATGTCCTTGCTTCGTCTTTTCCCGAAAGTCTGTACCCTGTTGCTCATGACGGCCTGCGTCTCGACTCCTTCGCCAGACGTGATGAAGCAGGTGGCTGAACGGAACCGCTGGGAGCTGGCGCATTGGGGAAACCGCGCGATTCCCTCTGCGGATGACGGGCAACCGGTGGTCTTGGCATTTGAAAGAGATCGAGTGTCGGGCCACGCCGGATGCAATCGATACACTGCGGCCATTTCGTTTGGGCCGAGCGCTGGTGAGGTCTCGGTATCGCACGGCATCACCACACGTATGGCTTGCGAACCACGCCGCATGGAGTTCGAAGCCGCATTCATCAAGGCGTTTGAAGCTTCACGACGGTACCGGTTGGATGGGGAGAGCCTGTCGTTTCAGAGCGAGGGCGGCCCGCCGCTGGAATTCTACCGCCGCCCACTGGCATGCCAGGCATCGCCGTTTGCTGCCTGCGGCGAGACGCAGGAATCCACCCCGTCGCGCTGA
- a CDS encoding GNAT family N-acetyltransferase has protein sequence MRSSIELLTPRLILRQWRPSDLEPFAAMNADSEVMRYYPAPWPREQSDAFAQRVKQLINERGWGFWAVEERASGHFIGFVGLHTPSPELPFSSCVEVGWRLAKPYWGLGYATEAAQSAIAFGIQQLHLIELVSFTAVANQKSRAVMERLGMRLDSKFDHPQVPVESGLRRHVLYRLRRPL, from the coding sequence ATGCGCTCCTCCATTGAGCTCCTCACTCCCCGCCTGATACTCCGACAGTGGCGGCCATCAGATCTCGAGCCGTTTGCCGCGATGAATGCCGACAGCGAGGTCATGCGCTACTACCCGGCGCCTTGGCCCAGAGAACAGAGCGATGCATTCGCCCAACGGGTGAAGCAATTGATCAACGAACGAGGTTGGGGATTCTGGGCGGTTGAGGAACGGGCATCGGGGCACTTCATCGGCTTCGTTGGTCTACACACACCATCTCCGGAGCTTCCGTTCTCCTCTTGCGTGGAAGTCGGCTGGCGCCTGGCCAAACCATACTGGGGCCTGGGCTATGCCACAGAGGCCGCGCAATCGGCTATCGCGTTCGGCATTCAGCAACTTCATCTGATAGAGCTCGTGTCCTTCACCGCTGTCGCCAACCAAAAATCGCGTGCCGTCATGGAGCGACTCGGAATGCGACTAGACTCCAAGTTCGACCATCCTCAGGTACCTGTCGAATCCGGGCTGCGCCGGCATGTGCTGTATCGTCTTCGCCGACCGCTGTGA
- a CDS encoding winged helix-turn-helix transcriptional regulator, which yields MAVKRRKSKVAQPPTGCPLTVCMQFLKGAWTPNVIWYLREEPRRFSELLADIPGVSPKVFTARLKRLQQDGIVTREVRPTSPPTVEYSLTDLGRELTPAIEAIVQVGHKLKRRRLAAGMATS from the coding sequence ATGGCAGTCAAACGCAGGAAATCGAAGGTTGCCCAGCCTCCCACAGGCTGCCCGCTTACGGTGTGCATGCAGTTTCTGAAAGGAGCCTGGACGCCGAACGTGATTTGGTATTTGCGCGAGGAACCTCGGCGCTTCAGTGAATTGTTGGCTGACATTCCGGGCGTGTCACCGAAGGTCTTCACGGCCCGCCTCAAACGGTTGCAGCAGGATGGGATCGTCACGCGCGAGGTCCGACCTACGTCACCGCCGACTGTCGAGTATTCGCTCACGGACTTGGGACGCGAATTGACGCCGGCGATTGAGGCGATCGTGCAAGTGGGACACAAGCTCAAACGGCGCCGGCTTGCCGCGGGAATGGCAACGTCTTAA
- a CDS encoding SDR family NAD(P)-dependent oxidoreductase produces MGTHKTAIVTGASSGIGLGLTTALVEHGYRVVANSRRITEAGTVVPSSQVALVDGDIGEAETARRLVDTAVSRFGGIDLLVNNAGIFIPKPFTEYTPDDFSRLVSTNLAGFLYVTQEAVRHMKRRGAGHVVTITTTLADQPIAGVPASVPVLTKGGLNAATAALAIEFANDGVRFNAIGAGIIDTPMHKPDTHGFLKTLHPIQRIGRVSEIVDAVLYLTEATFVTGEVLHVDGGAHAGKW; encoded by the coding sequence ATGGGAACGCACAAGACCGCGATCGTGACCGGGGCGTCGAGCGGGATCGGGCTCGGCCTGACGACGGCTTTGGTGGAGCATGGCTATCGGGTGGTGGCCAATTCGCGGCGCATCACCGAGGCCGGGACGGTGGTTCCGTCCTCGCAGGTAGCGCTCGTGGATGGGGACATCGGCGAAGCTGAAACAGCGCGGCGGCTCGTCGACACGGCCGTGAGCCGTTTCGGCGGCATCGATCTCTTGGTGAACAACGCCGGCATTTTCATCCCCAAGCCGTTCACGGAATACACGCCGGACGACTTCTCTCGACTGGTGTCCACCAATCTGGCGGGATTTCTCTATGTGACCCAGGAGGCCGTTCGGCACATGAAGCGGCGCGGGGCCGGCCATGTCGTGACGATCACCACCACCTTAGCCGACCAACCCATCGCGGGAGTGCCCGCCTCGGTACCGGTGCTGACGAAGGGCGGGCTGAACGCCGCGACGGCTGCGCTGGCCATTGAGTTCGCGAACGACGGTGTCCGGTTCAACGCCATCGGCGCCGGCATCATCGACACCCCCATGCACAAGCCCGACACGCACGGTTTTCTGAAGACACTGCACCCCATTCAACGGATCGGGCGCGTGTCGGAAATCGTCGATGCTGTGTTGTATCTCACGGAGGCGACGTTCGTCACCGGGGAAGTGTTGCATGTGGACGGCGGCGCTCACGCAGGCAAGTGGTGA
- a CDS encoding tautomerase family protein, which yields MPYVHLRVTREGVTREHKQALIAGITDLLVRVLDKKPSQTFVVIEEVDTDNWGVAGLTVTQLRTLERRGLE from the coding sequence ATGCCCTACGTTCATCTGAGAGTCACGCGCGAAGGTGTCACCCGCGAACACAAACAGGCGCTGATTGCAGGTATCACCGACCTGTTGGTGCGTGTCCTGGACAAGAAACCGTCTCAGACGTTTGTCGTGATCGAGGAGGTGGACACGGACAACTGGGGTGTCGCCGGCCTCACGGTCACACAACTGCGGACACTCGAACGGAGAGGGCTTGAATGA
- a CDS encoding DUF1398 family protein codes for MNANEIAELATATVKGSMPFPEIVGKLIANGVEYYHVDYALRPFSFYSATGAVVTAPLLLEGLPRISKRFDAALLKAAILDSQQHGQAFRAFCERAVTAGVHGYFLRSKRVTYFGRQGDQHTEWFPGTRPSEVSE; via the coding sequence ATGAACGCGAATGAGATTGCGGAATTGGCAACGGCTACCGTGAAGGGATCGATGCCCTTTCCTGAGATCGTCGGCAAACTGATCGCCAACGGTGTCGAGTACTACCATGTGGATTATGCCCTCAGGCCTTTTTCCTTCTACAGTGCCACGGGAGCTGTGGTGACCGCGCCCCTGCTCCTCGAAGGTCTGCCTCGGATTTCCAAGCGCTTCGATGCGGCCCTGCTCAAAGCCGCCATCCTCGACAGTCAGCAGCATGGTCAAGCGTTTCGGGCCTTTTGTGAGCGCGCCGTCACGGCGGGGGTGCATGGCTACTTCCTTCGAAGCAAGCGCGTGACCTATTTCGGCCGCCAAGGGGATCAACATACCGAGTGGTTTCCCGGCACTCGACCGAGCGAGGTGTCAGAGTGA
- a CDS encoding dihydrofolate reductase family protein, with translation MKTQYYTATSLDGFIATEDDSLDWLFPLGDVNETSYPSFIAEVGALAMGSATYEWMLHHGESIAAQAGAPWPYSQPTWVFSSRPLPLVPNADIRLVQGDVRTVHTEMRQAAGTKNIWIVGGGDLAGQFYDAGLLDEVIVQVGSVTLGRGKSLFPRRVTNPPLQLVSARKIGPGFAELRYEVPTDRQAGPT, from the coding sequence ATGAAGACACAGTACTACACGGCCACCAGTCTCGATGGTTTTATCGCAACTGAAGACGACTCGCTCGATTGGCTGTTTCCACTGGGCGACGTAAACGAGACGAGTTATCCCTCATTTATTGCAGAGGTGGGCGCCTTAGCCATGGGGTCGGCGACCTATGAGTGGATGCTCCACCATGGCGAGAGCATTGCCGCGCAGGCTGGCGCACCTTGGCCCTATTCCCAACCTACGTGGGTATTCTCCAGCCGCCCACTTCCTTTGGTCCCGAATGCCGATATTCGCTTGGTTCAAGGTGATGTTCGAACCGTTCATACCGAGATGCGCCAGGCTGCCGGCACCAAGAACATCTGGATCGTCGGGGGTGGAGATCTCGCAGGACAGTTTTACGATGCCGGCCTGCTGGACGAGGTGATCGTTCAAGTCGGGTCTGTCACGCTGGGGAGAGGCAAATCACTGTTTCCCCGCCGCGTCACGAATCCGCCGCTTCAATTGGTATCCGCACGAAAAATCGGGCCAGGCTTCGCCGAGTTGCGATATGAGGTGCCGACAGACAGGCAGGCCGGCCCGACCTAA
- a CDS encoding thermonuclease family protein, producing the protein MRHFIIPDPRSLSRLTLLLLVASPTALALGAVEESRSTLHTYTPASTNNPAPFHCDNCWDLKPDQRQSLPQHSTPRYRRGHHDRGLRPHKNPFAKKSRFHSRGLRSLPRHALSMGGFERNVESWQVRTVDGDTIRYGTDRIRIRGYNAPELSEPGGREAALRLEHLLQEGTISIVPHGHDVYGRTLADVFVNGQNVADVMIGEGFGRRG; encoded by the coding sequence ATGCGTCACTTCATCATCCCCGACCCCCGCAGTTTGAGCCGGTTGACCCTGCTATTACTGGTAGCCTCCCCCACGGCGCTGGCACTCGGCGCGGTGGAAGAAAGCCGGTCCACCCTCCATACGTACACCCCGGCCTCCACGAACAACCCCGCGCCCTTTCACTGCGACAACTGTTGGGACCTGAAACCGGACCAACGGCAATCACTGCCTCAGCATTCAACACCGCGGTATCGACGCGGACATCATGATCGAGGCCTTCGCCCCCACAAAAACCCCTTCGCAAAAAAATCGCGGTTTCACAGCCGTGGGCTTCGATCCCTTCCGCGTCATGCGCTGTCGATGGGCGGATTCGAGCGGAATGTGGAATCCTGGCAAGTTCGCACCGTCGATGGCGATACGATCCGCTACGGCACCGATCGCATCCGCATTCGCGGCTATAACGCACCGGAATTGTCTGAACCAGGCGGGCGAGAGGCCGCTCTCCGGTTGGAGCACCTGCTACAGGAAGGAACGATCAGCATCGTCCCGCATGGTCACGACGTCTATGGACGGACCCTGGCCGATGTCTTCGTGAACGGCCAGAACGTAGCGGACGTGATGATAGGGGAAGGGTTTGGAAGAAGAGGGTAA
- the hemL gene encoding glutamate-1-semialdehyde 2,1-aminomutase, which produces MKTLRSEQLFAEAQQIIPGGVNSPVRAFRSVGGQPRFIERAKGARLYDVDGNSYLDYVLSWGPMILGHAPTTVTKAIQQAAANGTSYGAPTELEIQLATMIREALPSMELVRLVSSGTEAVMSAIRVARAYTKRDGILKFEGCYHGHSDYLLAKAGSGLTTLGIPDCPGVPEDFTKHTLTAPYNDLATTEKLIKKHYRQLACVIVEPIAGNMGVIPPSPEFLQGLRTLTDAHGMLLVFDEVISGFRVQYGGAQTLYGIKPDLTILGKIIGGGLPVGAYGGAKDIMKMIAPSGPVYQAGTLSGNPLAVTAGIETLKRLKKPGTYEQLEQRSVALSEGIGQAARKAGVALAQTRVASMMCAFFTQGPVTDWASAKKSDTKAYAKFFHQMLEAGVYLAPSQFEAAFMSVAHTPKDIERTIKAAQEAFKSL; this is translated from the coding sequence ATGAAAACACTACGCTCGGAGCAGCTCTTCGCAGAGGCACAACAGATCATTCCTGGTGGCGTGAACAGCCCAGTTCGGGCGTTTCGCTCGGTGGGCGGGCAACCTCGATTCATTGAACGCGCCAAGGGCGCACGCCTCTATGATGTCGACGGAAACAGCTACCTCGATTACGTCCTCTCCTGGGGACCGATGATCCTCGGCCATGCGCCGACCACGGTGACGAAGGCCATTCAACAAGCCGCCGCCAACGGGACCAGCTATGGCGCACCGACCGAATTGGAAATCCAGCTGGCCACGATGATTCGCGAGGCCCTGCCCTCCATGGAGCTGGTACGGCTGGTAAGCTCAGGGACCGAAGCGGTCATGAGCGCCATTCGAGTCGCTCGCGCCTATACCAAACGCGACGGCATCCTGAAGTTCGAAGGCTGCTACCATGGCCACAGCGACTACCTTCTGGCCAAGGCGGGATCGGGACTCACCACCCTCGGAATTCCAGACTGTCCCGGGGTACCGGAGGATTTCACGAAACACACGCTCACTGCCCCGTATAACGACCTGGCCACGACGGAAAAATTGATCAAGAAACATTACCGGCAGCTGGCCTGTGTGATTGTCGAACCGATTGCAGGAAACATGGGTGTGATCCCGCCTTCACCCGAGTTCTTGCAAGGCCTGCGTACATTGACCGATGCGCACGGCATGCTCCTGGTTTTTGATGAAGTCATCTCGGGGTTCCGCGTGCAATACGGCGGAGCGCAGACGCTGTACGGAATCAAGCCCGATCTGACGATTCTCGGGAAAATTATCGGCGGCGGACTGCCTGTGGGAGCCTATGGCGGGGCGAAGGACATCATGAAGATGATTGCCCCGTCCGGCCCGGTGTATCAGGCCGGCACGTTATCAGGCAATCCACTGGCCGTCACGGCCGGTATCGAAACGCTGAAACGCTTAAAGAAGCCCGGCACCTACGAACAGCTCGAACAACGGTCGGTCGCGCTGTCCGAGGGCATCGGGCAGGCCGCGCGCAAAGCAGGCGTGGCACTTGCGCAAACCCGTGTCGCCTCCATGATGTGCGCGTTCTTCACGCAGGGGCCGGTGACGGATTGGGCATCGGCGAAGAAGTCGGACACGAAAGCCTACGCCAAGTTCTTTCATCAGATGCTGGAGGCAGGAGTCTATTTGGCCCCGTCACAGTTCGAGGCCGCGTTTATGTCGGTGGCCCACACGCCCAAAGACATCGAGCGCACGATCAAGGCCGCACAGGAAGCCTTTAAGTCGTTATAG